From one Streptomyces sp. Q6 genomic stretch:
- a CDS encoding response regulator transcription factor, whose protein sequence is MRVVLAEDLFLLRDGLVRMLQAYDFEIAAAVESGPELTKALAELNPDVAVVDVRLPPSHTDEGLQCALAARRERPGLPVLVLSQHVEQLYARELLADGTGGVGYLLKDRVFDADQFIDAVRRVAAGGTAMDPTVIKELLSRRAADPPLGGLTPRELEVLGLMAQGRSNAAIAAELVVTERAIAKHTSNIFAKLGLPVSDDDNRRVLAVLAYLDRGAA, encoded by the coding sequence TTGCGTGTTGTCCTAGCCGAAGACCTGTTCCTGCTGCGGGACGGTCTGGTGCGGATGCTTCAGGCGTACGACTTCGAGATCGCCGCGGCCGTGGAGAGCGGGCCCGAACTCACCAAGGCGCTCGCCGAGTTGAACCCGGACGTCGCCGTCGTCGACGTACGCCTGCCGCCCTCGCACACCGACGAGGGGCTCCAGTGCGCGCTCGCGGCGCGCCGGGAGCGGCCGGGGCTTCCGGTGCTCGTGCTGTCGCAGCACGTGGAGCAGTTGTACGCGCGCGAGCTGCTCGCCGACGGGACCGGCGGGGTCGGCTATCTGCTGAAGGACCGGGTGTTCGACGCGGACCAGTTCATCGACGCGGTGCGCCGGGTCGCGGCCGGCGGGACGGCGATGGACCCCACGGTGATCAAGGAACTGCTGTCGCGGCGGGCGGCGGACCCGCCGCTGGGCGGTCTCACGCCGCGCGAGCTCGAGGTGCTCGGTCTGATGGCGCAGGGGCGGTCGAACGCGGCCATCGCGGCCGAACTCGTCGTCACCGAGCGGGCGATCGCCAAGCACACGTCCAACATCTTCGCCAAGCTCGGCCTGCCGGTGTCCGACGACGACAACCGGCGGGTGCTCGCCGTCCTCGCGTACCTCGACCGGGGCGCCGCCTGA
- a CDS encoding DUF1996 domain-containing protein, whose amino-acid sequence MGRTSRKRRSSLTTRMTVASAALLLGGGGLVAVNVYASAHEENSSGTGQDAGSDAAQQQQQIATIDCPDVGTSLPDVPDRARGEVDGELATLDTQITEAYQRLASTRDAAAQDPAFVQNAILGPLKDKRGAVLERIRLEINRAGGRAPDGLGGMAQCAGQPSGGGTGDGSSPDPGNSAQPSAGSPEGSAQPSDGASQPGDDGGGGGGQNQGNGPEASDFVDIRSVQPNVTTARNRSGASRGTFTTKCGRNANGKFNPDNVIVAPGVSNGAHHMHDYVGNQANDAFASDDDLADGDTTCRNQGDKSTYYWPVLRLQNGNDENDVDADGGGKDQNVGEIQTPSSVTLKFDGNPTSKVVAMPRFLRIITGDAKSFTNGPTNANASWSCTGFENRQLKDKYPICPDGSKVVRSFRFQSCWDGTNTDSANHRTHVAFEDPRTGACPQGFKAIPQLVQRIVYDVPPGPGFAVDSFPEQLHKPVTDHGDFINVFDDRLMRRVASCINRGDRCT is encoded by the coding sequence ATGGGACGCACCTCACGGAAACGGCGCTCATCGCTGACGACGCGGATGACCGTCGCGTCGGCCGCACTGCTGCTGGGCGGAGGAGGGCTGGTCGCGGTCAACGTGTACGCGTCGGCCCATGAAGAGAACTCCTCCGGCACCGGGCAGGACGCGGGCAGCGACGCCGCACAGCAGCAACAACAGATCGCCACGATCGACTGTCCGGACGTCGGCACCTCGCTGCCCGACGTGCCGGACAGAGCACGGGGCGAGGTCGACGGTGAACTGGCCACGCTGGACACGCAGATCACGGAGGCGTACCAGCGCCTCGCCTCGACCCGGGACGCGGCCGCGCAGGATCCGGCCTTCGTGCAGAACGCGATCCTGGGCCCGCTGAAGGACAAGCGGGGCGCGGTGCTCGAACGGATCCGCCTGGAGATCAACCGGGCCGGCGGACGGGCACCGGACGGCCTCGGCGGCATGGCGCAGTGCGCCGGGCAGCCGAGCGGCGGCGGCACCGGCGACGGCTCGTCGCCCGACCCAGGCAACTCCGCCCAGCCGTCCGCCGGTTCGCCGGAGGGGTCCGCGCAGCCGTCGGACGGCGCCTCCCAGCCGGGCGACGACGGCGGCGGGGGCGGCGGCCAGAACCAGGGCAACGGCCCCGAGGCGAGCGACTTCGTCGACATCCGGTCCGTCCAGCCCAACGTCACCACGGCACGCAACCGCAGCGGAGCGTCGCGCGGCACCTTCACCACCAAGTGCGGGCGCAACGCGAACGGCAAGTTCAACCCGGACAACGTGATCGTCGCGCCCGGCGTGAGCAACGGCGCCCACCACATGCACGACTACGTGGGCAACCAGGCCAACGACGCCTTCGCGAGCGACGACGACCTCGCCGACGGCGACACCACCTGCCGCAACCAGGGCGACAAGTCCACCTACTACTGGCCGGTGCTGCGCCTGCAGAACGGCAACGACGAGAACGACGTCGACGCGGACGGCGGCGGCAAGGACCAGAACGTCGGCGAGATCCAGACGCCGTCGTCCGTCACCCTGAAGTTCGACGGCAACCCGACGAGCAAGGTCGTCGCGATGCCGCGCTTCCTGCGGATCATCACCGGCGACGCGAAGTCCTTCACCAACGGCCCGACGAACGCCAACGCCTCCTGGAGCTGCACCGGCTTCGAGAACCGGCAGCTGAAGGACAAGTACCCGATCTGCCCGGACGGTTCGAAGGTCGTGCGCTCCTTCCGCTTCCAGAGCTGCTGGGACGGCACGAACACCGACAGCGCCAACCACCGGACGCACGTGGCCTTCGAGGACCCGAGGACGGGCGCCTGCCCGCAGGGCTTCAAGGCGATCCCGCAGCTGGTGCAGCGGATCGTGTACGACGTGCCGCCGGGCCCCGGCTTCGCGGTGGACTCGTTCCCCGAGCAGCTGCACAAGCCGGTCACGGACCACGGTGACTTCATCAACGTCTTCGACGACCGGTTGATGCGGCGCGTGGCGAGCTGCATCAACCGGGGGGACCGCTGCACCTGA
- a CDS encoding alpha-N-acetylglucosaminidase, with product MSAPSRRTVLGTAGAIGLGTTLGGLGVAPAAHAAPALDTSAALAVLKRRLPHHADQFRLRLLAPQDGTDRFRVSGTAGRVEVYGTTPAVILAGVHWYLKYVCGAHIAWNGSQLDLPGRLPAPAKPLARSTPLPHRFALNDTNDGYTAPFAGWAYWERELDILALHGCNEVLVIAGMEAVYHRVLKDFGYSDEESRAWLPAPSHQPWWLLQNLSGYGGPLSPELIAERAELGRRITDRLRELGMKPVMPGYYGHVPEGFVERNGGDAHVVPQGVWHGFERPDWLDPRTTSFAQVAESFYGHQRDLFGEIDAFKMDLLHEGGTAGDVPVPDAARGVEAALQKNRPGATWVILGWEANPLPELIDAIDKKKMLIVDGVSDRFTSVTDREKDWGGTPYAFGTIPNFGGRTTIGARAHIWEEKFFAWRDKPGSALAGTAYLPEGTDRDPAAFELWSELAWLDRDLDRAAWFAGYADFRYGRRDKDARAAWQALHETAYQQRAVERSDPHDSLFAARPDLSADRAAYYAPRALTYDPARFDAALTGLLGVAGDLRRSAAYRYDLVDVARQALAHRSRQLLPQLKAAYAAKDRAGFAALSTLWLKLMRLSDEVTGTHPAFLLGPWVQDARALATSDAERAEFERCAKVLITVWGDRATSDPGNLHEYGNREWNGLMADFYLPRWQKWLDELGDALAAGREPVAVNWFAFEEPWTRERKDYPLRPYGDAYRTAARVRDVLARAPYQGAVTVSAEPPAFPPGGHARVAAVFHNVNGLRATGRVDFELKGIDAQPQGPTFLASVPPAGEGTVAWRASAPGTPLDRPLRPLPYTIDVRYGPAGEDRVTYEHRGTLFEAGPLAAGWKTYSDNAAVFGQSGDRFAIDGGGADLWKGTTEFGTAYREGGFVDGSVAVLRVDAQAVTGAWARAGIIVRDSLATPGSRGFVNLSVTPSQGVVLSYDTNGDGTLDTYKRITGIKAPVLLRLTRSGGTYTGACSTDGGTTWRTVATVPVPGAAATQDVGLFMTATNGGNGTRGTVEFSGWQLT from the coding sequence ATGTCCGCGCCATCGCGACGCACGGTTCTCGGCACGGCAGGTGCCATCGGACTCGGTACGACCCTGGGAGGCCTGGGCGTCGCCCCGGCCGCACACGCCGCACCGGCCCTTGATACGTCCGCGGCGCTCGCCGTGCTCAAGCGGCGGCTGCCGCACCACGCGGACCAGTTCAGACTCAGACTTCTCGCCCCGCAGGACGGCACGGACCGTTTCCGGGTCTCCGGGACAGCGGGCCGCGTCGAGGTGTACGGGACGACCCCGGCCGTGATCCTGGCCGGGGTCCACTGGTATCTGAAGTACGTGTGCGGCGCGCACATCGCCTGGAACGGCAGCCAGCTGGACCTGCCCGGCCGGCTCCCCGCCCCGGCGAAGCCGCTGGCGCGGTCGACACCGCTCCCCCACCGGTTCGCGCTCAACGACACGAACGACGGCTACACGGCGCCCTTCGCCGGCTGGGCGTACTGGGAGCGCGAGCTCGACATCCTCGCGCTGCACGGCTGCAACGAGGTGCTGGTCATCGCCGGTATGGAGGCGGTCTACCACCGCGTCCTCAAGGACTTCGGCTACAGCGACGAGGAGTCGCGGGCCTGGCTCCCCGCGCCCTCGCACCAGCCGTGGTGGCTGTTGCAGAACCTGTCCGGGTACGGGGGTCCGCTCTCGCCCGAGCTGATCGCGGAACGCGCCGAGCTGGGCCGCAGGATCACGGACCGGCTGCGCGAGCTGGGCATGAAGCCGGTGATGCCCGGCTACTACGGGCACGTGCCGGAGGGCTTCGTGGAGCGCAACGGCGGCGACGCGCACGTCGTGCCGCAGGGCGTGTGGCACGGCTTCGAGCGGCCCGACTGGCTCGACCCGCGCACCACGTCCTTCGCCCAGGTCGCCGAGTCGTTCTACGGGCACCAGCGCGACCTCTTCGGGGAGATCGACGCGTTCAAGATGGACCTGCTGCACGAGGGCGGTACGGCGGGGGACGTGCCGGTGCCGGACGCGGCGCGCGGCGTGGAGGCGGCGCTCCAGAAGAACCGCCCCGGCGCCACCTGGGTGATCCTCGGCTGGGAGGCGAACCCGCTGCCCGAGCTGATCGACGCGATCGACAAGAAGAAGATGCTGATCGTGGACGGGGTCTCGGACCGGTTCACGTCCGTCACGGACCGCGAGAAGGACTGGGGCGGCACCCCGTACGCGTTCGGCACGATCCCCAACTTCGGCGGCCGGACGACGATCGGGGCCCGCGCGCACATCTGGGAGGAGAAGTTCTTCGCGTGGCGCGACAAGCCGGGCAGCGCGCTCGCGGGCACGGCGTATCTGCCGGAGGGCACGGACCGCGACCCGGCCGCCTTCGAGCTCTGGTCCGAACTGGCCTGGCTGGACCGGGACCTGGACCGGGCCGCCTGGTTCGCGGGGTACGCCGACTTCCGTTACGGACGCCGCGACAAGGACGCCCGCGCCGCGTGGCAGGCGCTGCACGAGACGGCGTACCAGCAGAGGGCGGTGGAGCGCTCCGACCCGCACGACTCGCTGTTCGCGGCGCGCCCGGACCTCTCCGCCGACCGTGCCGCCTACTACGCGCCGCGCGCGCTCACCTACGACCCGGCCCGCTTCGACGCGGCGCTGACCGGGCTCCTCGGGGTGGCCGGGGATCTGCGGCGCAGCGCGGCCTACAGGTACGACCTGGTGGACGTGGCGCGGCAGGCCCTCGCGCACCGCAGCCGGCAGCTCCTGCCGCAGCTGAAGGCGGCGTACGCGGCGAAGGACCGGGCCGGTTTCGCGGCGCTGTCGACGCTGTGGCTGAAGCTGATGCGCCTGTCGGACGAGGTGACGGGCACGCACCCGGCGTTCCTGCTGGGCCCGTGGGTGCAGGACGCCCGCGCTCTCGCCACGAGCGACGCCGAGCGCGCCGAGTTCGAGCGGTGCGCGAAGGTGCTCATCACGGTGTGGGGCGACCGGGCCACGTCCGATCCGGGCAATCTGCACGAGTACGGCAACCGCGAGTGGAACGGTCTGATGGCCGACTTCTACCTGCCGCGCTGGCAGAAGTGGCTCGACGAGCTGGGCGACGCGCTGGCGGCGGGCCGGGAGCCGGTGGCGGTCAACTGGTTCGCGTTCGAGGAGCCGTGGACGCGCGAGCGGAAGGACTATCCGCTGCGCCCGTACGGGGACGCGTACCGGACGGCCGCCCGGGTGCGGGACGTGCTCGCGCGGGCCCCGTACCAGGGCGCCGTCACGGTCTCGGCCGAGCCGCCCGCGTTCCCGCCAGGCGGGCACGCGCGGGTGGCGGCCGTCTTCCACAACGTCAACGGGCTGCGCGCGACGGGCCGTGTCGACTTCGAGCTGAAGGGCATCGACGCGCAGCCGCAGGGCCCGACGTTCCTCGCGAGCGTGCCGCCCGCCGGTGAGGGCACGGTGGCGTGGCGGGCGAGCGCGCCGGGCACACCGCTCGACCGGCCGCTGCGCCCGCTGCCGTACACGATCGACGTGCGGTACGGGCCGGCGGGCGAGGACCGGGTCACGTACGAGCACAGGGGCACCCTCTTCGAGGCCGGGCCGCTCGCGGCGGGGTGGAAGACCTACAGCGACAACGCGGCGGTCTTCGGGCAGTCGGGCGACCGCTTCGCGATCGACGGCGGCGGCGCCGACCTGTGGAAGGGCACGACGGAGTTCGGGACGGCGTACCGCGAGGGCGGGTTCGTGGACGGGTCGGTGGCGGTGCTGCGCGTCGACGCGCAGGCGGTCACGGGCGCGTGGGCGCGGGCGGGCATCATCGTCCGCGACTCCCTCGCCACACCCGGGTCGCGGGGCTTCGTGAACCTGTCGGTGACCCCGTCCCAGGGGGTGGTCCTCTCGTACGACACGAACGGCGACGGCACCCTCGACACGTACAAGCGGATCACCGGGATCAAGGCGCCCGTGCTGCTGCGGCTGACCCGCTCCGGCGGTACGTACACGGGCGCGTGCTCGACGGACGGCGGGACGACCTGGCGGACGGTGGCCACCGTGCCGGTGCCGGGAGCCGCGGCGACGCAGGACGTGGGCCTGTTCATGACGGCGACGAACGGGGGGAACGGGACGCGCGGCACGGTCGAGTTCAGCGGGTGGCAGCTGACGTAG
- a CDS encoding tyrosine-protein phosphatase, whose protein sequence is MAEPLPASTVTNLRDLGGTPLADGGRVRPGLAFRSGQLDLLDPTADPAVAALGLRTIIDFRTDAERAAHPDRTPDGVRHLVADVLADQLARAGVAPAAAQLKEVLADPVAAERVLGGGRAEALFADTYRALVSTASARAAYRTLLLELAAPDAGPLLFHCTAGKDRTGWGATVILSLLGADDATVEAEYLSVNAAVRAAFAPLVEGFTAQGGDPETALSVIGVTPGYLRAAQDEVAVRYGSVERYVREGLGVPDEAVAVIRERLTDRGRSSTVAP, encoded by the coding sequence ATGGCCGAGCCCCTCCCCGCCAGCACCGTCACCAACCTCCGTGACCTGGGCGGCACCCCGCTGGCCGACGGCGGCAGGGTGCGCCCGGGGCTCGCCTTCCGCTCCGGGCAGCTCGACCTGCTCGACCCGACGGCCGACCCGGCCGTCGCGGCGCTCGGGCTGCGCACGATCATCGACTTCCGCACGGACGCCGAGCGGGCCGCGCACCCCGACCGCACACCGGACGGGGTGCGCCACCTGGTCGCCGACGTGCTCGCCGACCAGCTGGCGCGGGCGGGGGTCGCCCCGGCCGCGGCCCAGTTGAAGGAGGTGCTCGCCGATCCGGTGGCGGCCGAGCGGGTGCTGGGCGGCGGCCGGGCCGAGGCGCTGTTCGCCGACACCTACCGGGCGCTGGTGTCGACGGCGTCGGCGCGGGCCGCGTACCGCACGCTGCTCCTCGAACTCGCCGCGCCCGACGCGGGCCCCCTCCTGTTCCACTGCACGGCCGGCAAGGACCGTACGGGGTGGGGCGCGACGGTGATCCTCTCCCTGCTCGGCGCCGACGACGCCACCGTCGAGGCCGAGTACCTGTCGGTGAACGCGGCGGTGCGGGCCGCCTTCGCGCCGCTCGTCGAGGGCTTCACCGCTCAGGGCGGCGACCCGGAGACCGCGCTCTCGGTGATCGGCGTGACACCGGGCTACCTGCGGGCGGCGCAGGACGAGGTGGCGGTGCGGTACGGCAGCGTCGAGCGGTACGTACGGGAGGGGCTCGGCGTGCCGGACGAGGCGGTGGCGGTGATCCGGGAACGGTTGACGGATCGCGGCCGATCTTCGACTGTTGCCCCATGA
- a CDS encoding tetratricopeptide repeat protein — translation MSTESSDWERRVAALWAEFEASSDESEEYAQRFRARVAELAAELPADSPVGPFERGCAFDSTGHSDLAVPQYEEALRLGLTGYRARRTKIQLASSLRNTGRAAEGVALLEPELTAPSDELDDAVRGCLALCLSSLGRDREGLGLVLEALAPHLPRYRRSMANYARELTGSR, via the coding sequence ATGAGCACCGAGAGCAGTGACTGGGAGCGGCGTGTCGCCGCCCTGTGGGCGGAGTTCGAGGCGTCGTCCGACGAGAGCGAGGAGTACGCGCAGCGGTTTCGCGCGCGCGTCGCCGAACTGGCCGCGGAGCTGCCCGCCGACAGCCCCGTCGGCCCCTTCGAGCGCGGCTGCGCCTTCGACTCGACCGGCCACTCCGACCTCGCGGTCCCGCAGTACGAGGAGGCGCTGCGCCTCGGCCTGACCGGCTACCGCGCCCGCCGCACCAAGATCCAACTGGCCAGCTCCCTGCGGAACACGGGCCGCGCGGCGGAGGGCGTAGCACTTCTGGAGCCCGAACTGACCGCGCCGAGCGACGAGTTGGACGACGCGGTCCGCGGCTGCCTGGCCCTGTGCCTGTCGAGCCTGGGCCGGGACCGGGAGGGCCTGGGCCTGGTCCTCGAAGCCCTCGCGCCGCACCTGCCGCGCTACCGGCGCTCGATGGCGAACTACGCCCGGGAGCTGACCGGGTCACGGTAG